One window of the Perca fluviatilis chromosome 5, GENO_Pfluv_1.0, whole genome shotgun sequence genome contains the following:
- the LOC120558779 gene encoding trypsin, with amino-acid sequence MDLPSLFLCILFEVLAVNCQELAQGRIVGGYAPVPHSIKYIVSIQTTQRQHLCGGSLINKYWVITAAHCNIGVDKMMIVAGDYSLTIYEGTEQEILPQLLVPHPQYNRTTTNNDIMLIKVQAPVYLNSYVSIALLPRQGAYVAEGRVCRVSGWGYTSPSGGQIPSTLRTITLPIVSTEKCNSSESFNGNITENMLCAGFSTGGKDACQGDSGGPLVCEGRVYGLVSWGRGCADAQFPGVYTAVSKFRRWIDNTIFSYYRKC; translated from the exons ATGGACCTGCCATCTTTATTTCTTTGTATACTGTTTGAAGTCCTGGCTGTAAACT GTCAAGAGCTGGCACAGGGACGTATAGTCGGAGGATACGCACCAGTTCCACATTCAATCAAATACATTGTGTCCATACAGACAACCCAGCGTCAGCACTTATGCGGGGGCTCCTTGATAAATAAGTACTGGGTAATCACAGCAGCACACTGTAACATTGG GGTAGATAAAATGATGATCGTAGCAGGAGACTACTCTCTGACCATCTATGAGGGAACAGAGCAAGAAATCCTGCCCCAATTGTTGGTTCCCCACCCGCAGTACAACCGCACCACCACCAACAATGATATTATGCTCATTAAGGTACA GGCCCCGGTGTATCTGAACAGCTACGTCTCCATTGCTCTGCTGCCCCGACAGGGGGCCTATGTGGCGGAGGGCAGAGTGTGTCGAGTGTCAGGCTGGGGATACACCAGCCCCAGTGGAGGCCAGATCCCCTCCACCCTCCGCACCATCACGCTGCCCATCGTCTCCACAGAAAAATGCAACAGCAGTGAGTCCTTTAACGGCAACATCACAGAAAACATGCTCTGCGCTGGTTTCAGTACTGGTGGAAAGGATGCCTGTCAG GGGGACTCTGGGGGCCCACTAGTATGTGAGGGCCGGGTCTATGGTTTGGTGTCCTGGGGCAGAGGATGTGCTGATGCACAGTTTCCTGGAGTCTACACCGCTGTGTCCAAGTTCCGCAGGTGGATAGACAACACCATATTTAGCTACTACCGAAAGTGTTAA